A region of uncultured Desulfobacter sp. DNA encodes the following proteins:
- a CDS encoding methyl-accepting chemotaxis protein, whose translation MKKMTLKAKLIVGGVAAAILPLVVVGLFSITKSSTALVGIARGQAALTAKNLATMVDLAMRLEVEKAETMAAETSIEDLAKNWVKKEDSQNTGSDVAAAETYLAEAYEKTGENYEFFFVTDSSGLVIADNAHGKYRQQNLNLGSRDYFQAAKSGQSVIGTPVLSKASGLPIVVIAVPLQGSSGTFSGVLGISLKLTALSEEITQVKIGETGYPFMVGTDGLFLAHPVKDYIFKLNMSTLQGMEDISRRSIAREAGVEKYRFKGTDKIAGFAPVHATGWSVVVTQNESEFLAPVVSIRNIVLAAGGIFLVLTVLAVLWFVKGIMALLGHDPSEIANVANLIAAGDLTYKFATTGKPLTGVYASMQQMTDNLKHMFQDIAQGIETLTASSTELSAVSNQMTSGAENSSQKANNVSSAAEEMATAMNSVAAATEQTSANLQMIVAAAEEMTATINEIASNTAKGSQTTTQAVEKAEHISRKVDALGRAAAEISKVTEAISDISEQTNLLALNATIEAARAGEAGKGFAVVAGEIKELAKQTAQATEEIGVKIGEVQSTTTESVDAIKAIVEIIDDINSIVSSVATAIEEQSATTQEISNNVSQAAIGVQEVNENVNQTSTVAADVTADVHQVSQAADEISAGSVHINESALELSKLAENLNELVSRFKM comes from the coding sequence ATGAAAAAAATGACATTAAAAGCAAAATTAATCGTTGGCGGCGTGGCGGCGGCAATTCTTCCCCTGGTGGTCGTGGGATTGTTTTCGATAACCAAATCATCCACGGCACTGGTCGGCATTGCCCGGGGACAGGCCGCGCTCACAGCAAAGAATCTTGCAACCATGGTGGACCTTGCCATGAGACTGGAAGTCGAGAAAGCTGAAACCATGGCCGCGGAAACTTCTATTGAGGACCTGGCCAAAAATTGGGTAAAGAAGGAAGATAGTCAGAACACTGGTTCTGACGTGGCCGCTGCGGAAACATATCTGGCCGAAGCCTATGAAAAGACAGGTGAAAATTATGAGTTCTTTTTTGTAACGGATTCATCCGGGCTGGTTATCGCTGACAATGCACATGGCAAATACAGGCAGCAAAACCTGAATCTTGGGAGCCGCGACTATTTCCAGGCCGCAAAATCAGGGCAAAGTGTCATCGGGACACCTGTTCTTTCAAAAGCCAGCGGGCTGCCCATCGTTGTTATTGCCGTTCCTTTGCAGGGAAGTTCCGGCACATTCTCAGGTGTCCTGGGCATCTCCTTAAAGCTGACAGCTCTGTCTGAAGAGATCACCCAGGTAAAAATCGGGGAAACCGGCTATCCTTTTATGGTGGGCACGGACGGACTTTTTCTCGCCCATCCCGTGAAAGATTATATTTTTAAACTTAACATGTCCACCCTTCAAGGCATGGAGGATATTTCCAGAAGATCCATCGCCCGGGAAGCAGGTGTTGAGAAATATCGTTTCAAAGGGACTGACAAAATTGCCGGTTTCGCGCCCGTACATGCCACAGGGTGGAGCGTTGTGGTCACCCAGAACGAGTCGGAGTTTTTGGCCCCTGTGGTATCCATTCGTAATATAGTACTGGCCGCCGGCGGTATCTTCCTGGTTCTCACCGTCCTGGCTGTACTGTGGTTTGTTAAAGGTATTATGGCGCTTCTGGGCCATGATCCGTCTGAAATTGCCAACGTTGCCAATCTGATCGCAGCAGGAGACCTGACCTACAAGTTCGCAACCACCGGCAAACCGCTCACCGGGGTATATGCCAGCATGCAGCAGATGACGGACAATTTGAAGCACATGTTTCAGGATATTGCCCAGGGGATTGAGACATTGACCGCTTCTTCCACCGAGCTGTCAGCGGTGTCCAATCAGATGACGTCCGGGGCCGAGAATTCATCCCAGAAGGCAAATAACGTCTCTTCGGCTGCCGAAGAGATGGCAACGGCCATGAACAGTGTCGCCGCTGCCACAGAACAAACCAGTGCCAACCTGCAGATGATTGTGGCCGCCGCAGAAGAGATGACGGCAACGATTAACGAGATTGCATCAAATACAGCCAAGGGAAGCCAGACCACGACCCAGGCGGTTGAAAAAGCTGAACATATTTCCAGGAAAGTGGATGCGTTGGGCCGGGCTGCGGCTGAGATAAGCAAAGTGACGGAAGCCATCTCCGATATTTCCGAACAGACCAATCTTCTGGCACTGAATGCCACCATTGAGGCCGCAAGAGCCGGAGAGGCGGGCAAGGGCTTTGCCGTGGTGGCCGGTGAAATCAAGGAACTTGCAAAGCAGACCGCCCAGGCCACTGAAGAGATTGGCGTGAAAATAGGTGAAGTACAGTCCACAACCACCGAATCCGTGGATGCAATAAAAGCAATTGTTGAAATTATAGATGATATTAATTCCATTGTGTCATCGGTTGCCACAGCCATTGAAGAGCAGTCTGCCACGACCCAGGAAATTTCAAATAATGTCAGCCAGGCCGCCATCGGTGTCCAGGAGGTCAATGAAAACGTCAACCAGACATCCACAGTGGCCGCGGATGTCACCGCGGATGTTCACCAGGTCAGCCAAGCTGCTGACGAAATCTCGGCCGGAAGCGTACATATCAACGAAAGTGCTTTGGAATTATCAAAACTTGCGGAAAATCTTAACGAACTGGTCAGCCGGTTCAAAATGTAA
- a CDS encoding chemotaxis protein CheW: MEKTFMNNNSSVQVNRRILETLISLAGELVLGRNQLIQGISTADMGVIETSGQSIDLITSEIQDAIMQTRMQSVNTLLKKICQKFGDRVVLDKTGKDVALDRSILESIQESLDALVDTLMTPSFLNGKQIEKSNTNVLLKTFQDAGQVNILISSHGISLSPTDIPAKITSCIEEVGGALEVDTMEDKGCAVLIRLPLTLEIIPIQIICVGEETFAVPQANLSELLRISAEDTKNKIAKVGDTDVVSLRGELMPLLNLSELLKIEKSYVCPESGERNPDRRKNLADRRCSKYRADGSIIDVEKTDELQERDKTDRRRSRFGVLNIAIVFAGNYKYGLVVDRFYDSEEIVVKSVGRHLKRYKAYAGATVMGDGRVCLILDILNLAQLSGLSVTSESGQVSANLKQQGVVEGVKESIVMFKNAETEYFAACFEHVVRIERFETKNIERIKNQKVIQYRGKVLELYDIAQIADVQTLPEKEFREVIVFEVNQRQFGLMVSPPVDILEVNFDVDQSSFKKPGIKGTMTVKGHTTLIIDIPEAAQLL, from the coding sequence ATGGAAAAAACGTTTATGAATAACAATTCTTCAGTCCAGGTTAACCGCAGGATTCTGGAAACATTAATATCGCTTGCCGGGGAACTTGTGCTGGGTCGAAATCAGCTTATCCAGGGAATCAGTACTGCTGATATGGGGGTAATCGAAACATCCGGGCAGAGCATTGATCTGATTACATCCGAGATCCAGGATGCCATCATGCAAACACGGATGCAGTCCGTTAACACTCTTTTAAAAAAAATTTGTCAAAAATTCGGGGACCGGGTGGTCCTTGATAAGACAGGTAAGGATGTAGCGCTTGACAGAAGCATTCTTGAATCCATTCAGGAATCATTGGATGCCCTTGTTGATACGCTCATGACCCCATCTTTTTTAAACGGCAAACAAATTGAAAAATCAAATACTAATGTACTGCTGAAGACCTTTCAGGATGCAGGACAGGTCAATATTCTCATTTCTTCCCATGGTATTTCCCTGTCACCAACGGATATCCCCGCAAAAATAACCTCCTGCATTGAAGAGGTCGGCGGTGCTCTTGAAGTTGATACAATGGAGGATAAAGGGTGCGCTGTTCTCATAAGATTGCCGTTAACCCTGGAGATTATTCCTATCCAGATAATCTGCGTTGGAGAGGAAACCTTTGCCGTTCCCCAGGCGAATTTGAGTGAACTTCTGAGAATTTCGGCGGAAGATACGAAAAATAAAATTGCAAAAGTCGGGGACACTGATGTTGTAAGTCTTCGGGGCGAACTTATGCCATTGCTTAATCTTTCTGAATTATTGAAGATCGAAAAGAGTTATGTGTGCCCTGAAAGTGGCGAACGCAACCCTGATCGAAGAAAAAATCTGGCTGATCGCCGTTGCTCAAAATACCGCGCCGACGGCAGTATCATTGATGTCGAGAAAACAGATGAGCTCCAGGAAAGAGATAAAACCGACAGGCGAAGGAGTCGCTTCGGCGTTCTGAATATTGCAATCGTTTTTGCAGGAAATTATAAGTACGGGCTTGTTGTGGACCGGTTTTATGATTCCGAAGAGATTGTTGTCAAATCCGTTGGTCGTCATTTGAAAAGATATAAGGCATATGCCGGCGCAACCGTTATGGGAGACGGCAGGGTGTGCCTGATTCTGGATATCCTGAATCTTGCGCAACTGTCAGGCTTGTCTGTCACATCTGAATCTGGCCAGGTTTCAGCAAACTTGAAGCAGCAGGGCGTTGTTGAGGGCGTTAAAGAATCAATCGTCATGTTTAAAAATGCGGAAACAGAATATTTCGCTGCCTGTTTTGAACATGTCGTCAGGATTGAGCGGTTTGAAACAAAAAATATTGAAAGAATCAAAAATCAAAAAGTTATTCAATATCGGGGAAAAGTGCTTGAACTTTATGACATCGCACAAATTGCTGATGTGCAGACTCTTCCCGAAAAAGAGTTCCGGGAAGTCATTGTTTTTGAAGTAAACCAAAGGCAGTTTGGATTAATGGTATCCCCGCCGGTGGATATCCTTGAAGTGAACTTCGACGTTGATCAGAGCAGTTTTAAAAAGCCAGGAATTAAGGGAACAATGACTGTCAAAGGCCACACAACCCTTATAATAGATATCCCGGAAGCGGCGCAGTTACTTTAA
- a CDS encoding PAS domain-containing protein → MTGANDGYWDWDLKTGTVYFSPHYKELLGYTDKAFPDNLAPARAALQKLISGDQEHVEHEFRMRHKDGSLRWILSRGTGQFASV, encoded by the coding sequence ATGACCGGTGCAAACGACGGCTATTGGGATTGGGATCTGAAAACGGGCACCGTATACTTCTCCCCCCACTATAAGGAACTCCTCGGTTACACTGACAAGGCGTTTCCGGATAATTTGGCACCGGCCAGGGCAGCCTTACAAAAACTCATCAGTGGCGACCAGGAACATGTAGAACATGAATTCCGCATGCGCCACAAAGACGGTTCGTTACGTTGGATTTTAAGCCGGGGCACCGGGCAATTTGCGTCTGTTTGA
- a CDS encoding ABC transporter substrate binding protein translates to MNIKKVHVVMVALALLVLSTGHARAEAKARYKVLAVISYAPDYEFAREEQEGIASVLSDTCRIKYVYLNTKKDIAAGPQKAKEAYELYKTFCPDGVIAADDDAQSMFVVPYLKDKVKTPVMFCGVNAAPEKYGYPASNVSGILERHQVSQTLAFAKQLIPSIRTFGFMAYDSLSGRSILVNFHQEEKSFPLKLVEAHFPKTLDEAENIVKKLRPLCDILYMPTMQGLKDDKGNALSEKDIIPAMARIFTKPIVSGNHYNIRYGILCGVVKTGQEQGATAAEMLLKAMEGTPVSQIPITRNRLGKAIINVTVMKALGIKPKSIVLKDTELVRTEP, encoded by the coding sequence ATGAACATAAAAAAAGTGCATGTCGTTATGGTTGCCCTGGCCCTGCTGGTGTTGTCGACGGGGCATGCCCGGGCAGAGGCCAAGGCCAGGTACAAAGTGTTGGCGGTCATAAGCTACGCGCCGGATTATGAGTTTGCCCGGGAAGAGCAGGAGGGGATCGCATCGGTGCTGTCCGATACCTGCCGGATCAAGTACGTGTACCTGAACACCAAAAAAGATATCGCCGCAGGTCCGCAAAAAGCCAAAGAAGCCTATGAATTATATAAAACATTTTGTCCCGACGGTGTGATTGCCGCCGATGATGATGCCCAGTCCATGTTTGTGGTGCCCTATCTGAAAGACAAGGTAAAAACGCCGGTGATGTTCTGCGGGGTGAATGCCGCCCCTGAGAAATACGGGTACCCGGCCTCAAATGTGTCCGGCATTCTGGAGCGTCACCAAGTCAGCCAGACCCTGGCGTTTGCAAAACAGTTAATTCCTTCCATCAGAACCTTCGGATTCATGGCCTACGACAGTCTGTCGGGAAGGTCTATTCTGGTAAATTTTCACCAGGAGGAAAAAAGCTTCCCCCTGAAACTTGTGGAGGCTCATTTTCCCAAAACCCTTGATGAAGCCGAAAACATTGTAAAAAAACTGCGACCGTTGTGTGACATTCTGTATATGCCCACCATGCAGGGCCTCAAGGATGACAAAGGCAACGCCCTGTCAGAAAAAGACATTATCCCCGCAATGGCACGGATTTTCACCAAGCCCATTGTCAGCGGAAACCACTATAACATTAGATACGGGATACTTTGCGGGGTTGTGAAAACAGGCCAGGAACAGGGGGCCACCGCGGCTGAAATGCTGCTCAAGGCCATGGAGGGGACCCCGGTTTCCCAGATCCCCATCACCCGAAACCGGCTGGGCAAGGCAATCATCAACGTAACAGTGATGAAAGCGTTGGGCATCAAACCGAAATCCATTGTTTTAAAAGACACCGAACTAGTACGTACAGAGCCCTGA